The nucleotide window CAAAACGGCCACATCGCGCTCGCCGGGCCGCTGACAAATCACCTCCTCGCAGTGCTGTTCTTCCCGCTCATGGTGTTTCCCGGGATCCTCGGTGTTGTCGGCCATCTCGGCGTCCTCATCAATCTCTTCCTCGCGGCGTTCAACATGATCCCGTTCGGTCCGCTCGACGGCAAATCGGTCCTCGAGTGGAACAAACCCGTCTTCGCCGTCGTCTTCGGGCTGAGCCTGCTCCTGGCCGGCGGGTTCTACGCGATCTTCGGGCTGTTCTGACCGGCCCTTCGAGCACCCATCGCGGACCGTTCAACCGGTGATCTTTTGCTCACCCCGAGAGGTCGTTCAGACATGACCGATCCAGCGGACGATGGAACTGCGGAGGAACGGCTCACGTACGCCGACACCGGCGTCGACATCGAAGCCAGCGAAGACGCGACTGCGGCGCTGCTCGAGGCCTTCGGCAGCGATCTGATGACCGAGTACGCGGGCCTGCTCGATATCGGCGACCGGTATCTCGCTCTCGCGACCGACGGCGTCGGCACGAAGCTCATGGTCGCCGAAGCGATCGAGGACTTCTCGACGATCGGGATCGACTGCATCGCAATGAACGTCAACGATCTCGTCGCCGCGGGCGTCGAACCCGTCGCGTTCGTCGATTACCTCGCGATCGACGAGCCCGACGACGACCTCACCAACGAGATCGGCGAAGGGCTCGCCGTCGGCTTGGAGGAATCCGACATGACCCTCCTTGGTGGCGAGACGGCCGTCATGCCCGACGTCGTCACCGGCTTCGACCTCGCGGGCACCTGTGCCGGCCTCGCCGGCAAAGACGAGATCCTCGAGGGCGAGGCTGACGTCGGCGACGTCCTCGTCGGCTTCGCCTCGAACGGCGTCCACTCGAACGGGCTCACGCTCGCCCGCGAAGCCGTCACGCGCGACCACGAGTACACCGACGCGTTCCCACACGACACCGACCGGTCGATCGGCGAGGAACTGCTACGGCCGACGCGACTCTACACGGACTTACTCGAGCCGATGCGCGAACACGACGTCCGCGCGGCGGCACACATCACGGGCGGTGGCTGGACGAACCTGCTTCGGATGGGTGACAACGAGTACGTGATCGAGGATCCGTTCCCGGCCCAGCCGATCTTCGAGTTCATTCAGAAAGAAGGAAACGTCACGGACGAGGAGATGCACCGGACGTTCAACATGGGTACCGGCTTCGTCGTCGCCGTCCCCGAGGATCGAGCCGACGACCTCGTCGCCGAGACGGATGGGCAGATTATCGGTCGCGTCGAAGAAGGCGAGTCGGTCGAAATTCGCGGTCTCTCGCTGACCTGAGATCGGCCCGGTTCGAGCGTCGGACTTGAGTTTTAAGTAACACGGCACGGCCAAAGAGAGTTGGCCGAGACGAGCGCGGCGTTTTCAGACCGCCTGTACGGGTGTTTCGGTGAGCCGCATCACTCGCTCGGTGACGCTTCCCAGCGGCGTTCCGCGGTCGTTGGTCGCCCCTCGTCGCCCCATCACGATCAGATCTGCGTCGTGTCGCTCGGCGTGTTCGACGATCTCGTCCCAGGGCAGTCCCCGGCAACACTTGCAGTCGGCCTTGAGGTTGAGTTCCTGTGCGCGCGCTTCGATTTCCGCGAGCATCTCGGTGGCCTCGTCCTCGAGTTTTTCGTGTTCGGCTTCGACGCTGCCAAGTGCCGGCGGTCGCCCGTGACGCCGTTCGTCGACGACGTAGAGGCAGACGACCGTCGCATCGTACTGCGTGGCGAGGTCCAGCCCCTGTTCGACGCCGCGTTCGGCCTGTTCGCTTCCGTCGGTCGGAATGAGGATCGTATCGTACATTACTGATCACCTGAGTGATGGTTAGACAGAGAGCGCCGTAAAGCTGGTATCAATTCTCACAGCGTAGAAATGAGCGGACAGCGCCTCCCCACGCCGTACGCGACGGCGAGACTGGGGCTTCAGTAGGACCGCGTCACGCGCCGGTCAATTCCGACTGTGGTCGCTGCCG belongs to Natronorubrum aibiense and includes:
- a CDS encoding universal stress protein, which translates into the protein MYDTILIPTDGSEQAERGVEQGLDLATQYDATVVCLYVVDERRHGRPPALGSVEAEHEKLEDEATEMLAEIEARAQELNLKADCKCCRGLPWDEIVEHAERHDADLIVMGRRGATNDRGTPLGSVTERVMRLTETPVQAV
- the purM gene encoding phosphoribosylformylglycinamidine cyclo-ligase gives rise to the protein MTDPADDGTAEERLTYADTGVDIEASEDATAALLEAFGSDLMTEYAGLLDIGDRYLALATDGVGTKLMVAEAIEDFSTIGIDCIAMNVNDLVAAGVEPVAFVDYLAIDEPDDDLTNEIGEGLAVGLEESDMTLLGGETAVMPDVVTGFDLAGTCAGLAGKDEILEGEADVGDVLVGFASNGVHSNGLTLAREAVTRDHEYTDAFPHDTDRSIGEELLRPTRLYTDLLEPMREHDVRAAAHITGGGWTNLLRMGDNEYVIEDPFPAQPIFEFIQKEGNVTDEEMHRTFNMGTGFVVAVPEDRADDLVAETDGQIIGRVEEGESVEIRGLSLT